A window of the Eretmochelys imbricata isolate rEreImb1 chromosome 7, rEreImb1.hap1, whole genome shotgun sequence genome harbors these coding sequences:
- the LOC144268318 gene encoding histone H4-like — translation MSGHGKGGKGLGKGSAKRHRKVLQDNIQSITKPAILCLASRSGVKRISGLIYEETRGVLKVFLENVIRNTVTYTKQAKRKTVTAMDVVYALKHQGRTLYSFRG, via the coding sequence ATGTCTGGTCACGGCAAGGGCGGAAAGGGGTTGGGAAAAGGCAGTGCAAAGAGGCACCGCAAGGTTTTACAAGACAACATCCAGAGCATTACGAAGCCTGCAATCCTCTGCTTGGCTAGCCGCAGCGGGGTGAAGCGCATCTCGGGGCTGATCTATGAAGAGACTCGCGGGGTGCTGAAGGTTTTCCTGGAGAACGTGATCCGCAACACGGTGACTTACACCAAGCAGGCCAAGCGGAAGACAGTGACGGCCATGGATGTGGTATATGCCCTGAAACACCAGGGGCGCACCCTGTACAGCTTCAGAGGCTGA